The following are encoded in a window of Haloarcula halophila genomic DNA:
- a CDS encoding 30S ribosomal protein S3ae, whose amino-acid sequence MSERSVSKRKQQKRWYTVYAPEQFDREVLGETTADEPDKVLGRTIETTLGELQNDASENNTKLTFKINEVASDSAYTEFTKHELTRDYLRSLVRRGSSKVEAFITVLTTDDYRVQIQPVAVTTKKADASQEKAIRRTMIDLVEETAKDRTFEEVIDSVVEGRLSSAIYGEAKDIYPLRRVEIQKTTLEARPEEVAAEEETSVDVDEEDVEVES is encoded by the coding sequence ATGAGTGAACGAAGCGTCTCCAAGCGCAAACAGCAGAAACGGTGGTACACCGTCTACGCTCCCGAGCAGTTCGACCGGGAGGTACTCGGTGAGACCACAGCAGACGAACCGGACAAGGTGCTCGGTCGCACCATCGAGACCACGCTGGGCGAACTCCAGAACGACGCCAGCGAGAACAACACGAAGCTGACCTTCAAGATCAACGAGGTCGCCTCGGACTCGGCGTACACCGAGTTCACCAAACACGAGCTCACGCGGGACTACCTGCGCTCGCTCGTGCGCCGTGGCTCCTCGAAGGTCGAGGCCTTCATCACCGTACTGACCACGGACGACTACCGTGTCCAGATCCAGCCGGTCGCTGTCACGACCAAGAAGGCCGACGCCTCCCAGGAGAAGGCGATCCGCCGCACGATGATCGACCTCGTCGAGGAGACGGCCAAAGACCGGACCTTCGAAGAGGTCATCGACAGCGTCGTCGAAGGCCGTCTCTCCTCGGCCATCTACGGCGAGGCGAAGGACATCTACCCCCTGCGCCGCGTCGAGATCCAGAAGACGACGCTGGAAGCCCGGCCCGAGGAAGTCGCAGCCGAAGAGGAAACCTCCGTCGACGTCGACGAGGAAGACGTCGAAGTCGAGAGCTAA
- a CDS encoding DUF7288 family protein produces the protein MRGQAHTLEAVVAGLLLLSSIIFALQTTAVTPLSASTSSQHIENQQRSVTNGILSAAAEEGALKSTVLFWNNSSERFHGTSDIGYYTNGPPNTTFGRMLSRSFDDRSISYNVRIVFQKPDGESLRRPLVDQGVPSDNAVVTSRTVTITDDDPLYSASEEPIPGSGVTNATSFYMQDTGGNVYNVVRVEVITWRI, from the coding sequence ATGCGCGGACAAGCACATACGCTGGAAGCGGTCGTCGCGGGCCTGCTACTGTTGAGCAGTATCATCTTCGCGCTCCAGACGACTGCAGTGACGCCGCTGTCGGCGAGTACGTCCAGCCAGCATATCGAGAACCAGCAGCGGTCGGTCACCAACGGCATCCTGTCGGCTGCTGCCGAGGAAGGGGCGCTGAAATCGACGGTCCTCTTCTGGAACAACTCCTCGGAGCGGTTCCACGGGACGAGCGACATCGGATACTACACCAACGGCCCGCCGAACACGACCTTCGGGCGGATGCTCTCGCGTTCGTTCGACGACCGGAGCATCTCGTACAACGTCCGGATCGTCTTCCAGAAACCGGACGGCGAGTCGCTCCGACGACCACTGGTCGATCAGGGGGTTCCGAGCGACAACGCCGTCGTGACGAGTCGGACCGTCACGATCACCGACGACGACCCGCTGTACTCGGCCAGCGAGGAACCGATTCCGGGATCGGGCGTGACCAACGCGACGAGTTTCTACATGCAGGACACCGGTGGGAACGTCTACAACGTCGTCCGTGTGGAGGTGATCACGTGGCGGATCTGA
- a CDS encoding DUF7287 family protein has translation MSRGQTTLDFAVGISLFLAIVLFVYLFVPGILTTFTDGTPSETVTANRVADDLALGLLGSPSEPNVWDRECAVAFFDGTTPGGCHFAGSTTNERVGIAPRENVNVTVIGNVSADPDPGSDRLCWDDSAAALAETDSGCTGTNDVTLAAGDQAPKTNADSVTATRVVSLHGEAVTVEVVMW, from the coding sequence ATGAGTCGTGGACAGACGACGCTCGATTTCGCAGTCGGAATCAGCCTCTTCCTCGCCATCGTTCTCTTCGTCTACCTGTTCGTTCCAGGGATCCTGACGACGTTTACCGACGGGACGCCGTCGGAGACAGTCACGGCCAACCGCGTCGCCGACGACCTGGCACTTGGCCTGTTGGGGTCGCCGTCGGAGCCCAACGTCTGGGACCGGGAGTGTGCCGTCGCGTTCTTCGACGGCACGACACCGGGTGGCTGTCACTTCGCCGGCTCGACGACGAACGAACGCGTGGGGATCGCTCCCCGGGAGAACGTCAACGTCACGGTCATCGGTAACGTCTCGGCCGACCCCGATCCGGGATCGGACCGCCTGTGTTGGGACGACAGCGCCGCTGCGCTCGCCGAGACCGACAGCGGCTGTACCGGGACGAACGACGTGACGCTCGCCGCTGGCGACCAGGCACCGAAGACGAACGCCGACTCGGTGACGGCGACGCGGGTCGTCTCACTCCACGGTGAAGCAGTCACCGTCGAAGTGGTGATGTGGTAA
- a CDS encoding DUF7261 family protein, producing MADLSDDRGQIILIAAFALAVTFIALALVVNAAIFTENLASRGETAGSDDALLLRHSVEQSVGRAVTNANTYNSSTEPALNSSVATSVDNVSQAVTRQQSVSGRIVTVSGPAYTHGTRIVDNASGGSEFRGAASTDNWTVATGVNARAYTMRIYDANTAGGANFGGTKTDEFRLNVTDGSDTWRVNVTEQASGDIAVGVREFGGESGVCTASPTGGPVDIDLTGGRVGGEPCAPLAFGEGVGSGYDIEYNNSHLVSGNYSLVVDQDEYTNGNLTSGIGTDDPGTRHGIYAVTVTYRYDGSSITYETEVRVAPGEPA from the coding sequence GTGGCGGATCTGAGCGACGACCGCGGCCAGATCATCCTGATCGCGGCGTTCGCGCTGGCGGTGACGTTCATCGCGCTTGCGTTGGTGGTCAACGCGGCGATCTTCACCGAGAACCTCGCGAGCCGCGGGGAGACAGCGGGGAGCGACGACGCGTTACTACTCCGTCACAGCGTCGAGCAGTCCGTCGGCCGTGCCGTGACCAACGCGAACACGTACAACAGCTCCACAGAGCCGGCTCTCAACAGCAGTGTCGCCACGAGTGTCGACAACGTCTCCCAGGCAGTTACGAGACAGCAGTCGGTCAGTGGACGGATCGTCACCGTCTCGGGGCCGGCATACACACACGGGACACGGATCGTCGACAACGCCAGTGGTGGTTCGGAGTTCAGAGGCGCGGCTTCGACGGACAACTGGACCGTCGCTACCGGTGTCAACGCCCGGGCGTACACGATGCGGATATACGACGCCAATACTGCCGGTGGTGCCAACTTCGGCGGGACGAAGACCGACGAGTTCCGGCTGAACGTCACCGACGGGTCGGATACCTGGCGAGTCAACGTCACCGAACAGGCCTCCGGTGACATTGCGGTCGGCGTCAGAGAGTTCGGCGGCGAGTCTGGCGTCTGTACCGCATCGCCGACCGGCGGTCCCGTCGACATCGATCTCACGGGCGGTCGCGTCGGCGGCGAACCGTGCGCGCCGCTCGCGTTCGGCGAGGGCGTCGGTAGCGGGTACGACATCGAGTACAACAACAGCCACCTCGTCAGCGGGAACTACTCGCTGGTCGTCGACCAGGACGAGTACACGAACGGGAACCTGACGAGTGGCATCGGGACGGACGATCCCGGCACTCGACACGGGATCTACGCGGTCACTGTCACCTACCGCTACGACGGCTCGTCGATAACCTACGAGACCGAGGTCCGGGTCGCACCGGGTGAGCCGGCATGA
- a CDS encoding KEOPS complex subunit Pcc1 — MNDAEIRTTHGTPAVAERIAAALRPDNTDEMRTRVEGDTVVTTIDRESIGGLQATVDDYVVNLRVAAQLSDQPTHDTNHE, encoded by the coding sequence ATGAACGACGCCGAGATCCGTACGACCCACGGCACGCCCGCGGTCGCAGAACGGATCGCGGCCGCGCTCCGGCCGGACAACACCGACGAGATGCGGACACGCGTCGAGGGCGACACCGTAGTGACCACCATCGATCGGGAGTCGATCGGTGGCCTCCAGGCGACCGTCGACGACTACGTCGTCAACCTCCGGGTTGCAGCACAGCTTTCCGACCAACCGACACACGACACAAACCATGAGTGA
- a CDS encoding flippase activity-associated protein Agl23: MAVPPRELSRLKRLRERVAAWADGDDYAVAKVVLGITLLSVALRVVGLGSRVAHYDEGRVAYWALNLAETGSFTYRYIIHGPFIQHVDAWLFSLLGTSDLIMRLPVALVGGLLPVTALLFREHLRREEIVGVAAFLALNPLLLYYSRFMRSDVLVAAFMFTAFGLLVRFYDTRKARYLYGVGAFAALGFASKENAIVYVVTWFGATGLLLAKVLVLPNGYRDAASFLASVPSPSAIWNRMAGRVRADVALVVETVRSFRERHGTPWQVVVAYVGHVGIGLAIFLAVSLFFYAPRGAGLAGIQHPPATPTADSVNFWNGVTNPAMFPELVQVTSDRVIEQYSNWFNPASERATTTGESTFQERFDRFYKEVDGHYGILLEALAYTCGPLVAFSAFGYALDRLGSIRPRHLVPFAAYCGYVSIVGYPIGTDIGNPWIGAHVVVPLAIPAGVGVAAIFRWGVEALSADDVTGVATSALVLVLVTALVGNVAATTVYSNAHEESNPLVQFAQPQEELRSDLTAMERIARDNQGTDVVVYYGESGDNFDDGSAYVQENRDEWGEAFWNLRPTCLKWYNTLPLPWYFASGEMETVCENDREQLSRMVSDEQPPIVITQPFDGTQPGKQLGPAGYERRTHQLRTGGYKNTFTVWIHESHTDQRPS, from the coding sequence ATGGCTGTGCCGCCCCGCGAACTCTCGCGGCTGAAACGCCTGCGGGAACGTGTCGCTGCCTGGGCCGACGGCGACGACTACGCCGTCGCCAAGGTGGTCCTCGGAATCACCCTCCTGTCCGTCGCCCTCCGGGTCGTCGGTCTCGGTTCCCGGGTCGCCCACTACGACGAGGGACGGGTCGCCTACTGGGCGCTGAACCTCGCCGAGACGGGATCGTTCACCTACCGGTACATCATCCACGGCCCGTTCATCCAGCACGTCGACGCCTGGCTGTTCTCGCTCCTGGGAACGAGCGACCTGATCATGCGACTCCCCGTCGCGCTCGTCGGGGGACTGTTACCGGTGACGGCACTGCTCTTCCGTGAGCACCTCCGCCGGGAGGAGATCGTCGGCGTCGCCGCCTTCCTCGCGTTGAACCCCCTGCTGCTGTACTACTCGCGGTTCATGCGCAGCGACGTGCTCGTCGCCGCGTTCATGTTCACCGCCTTCGGCCTGCTCGTTCGGTTCTACGACACCCGGAAGGCCCGCTATCTCTACGGCGTCGGCGCGTTCGCTGCGCTGGGGTTCGCCTCGAAGGAGAACGCCATCGTCTACGTCGTGACCTGGTTCGGGGCGACCGGGCTCTTGCTGGCGAAGGTTCTGGTACTGCCCAACGGCTACCGCGACGCGGCGTCGTTTCTCGCCAGTGTCCCGTCGCCGTCGGCGATCTGGAACCGGATGGCCGGTCGCGTCCGCGCGGACGTAGCCCTCGTCGTCGAGACTGTTCGATCGTTCCGCGAGCGACACGGAACCCCCTGGCAGGTGGTCGTCGCCTACGTCGGCCACGTCGGGATCGGGCTGGCGATCTTCCTCGCCGTCTCGCTGTTCTTCTACGCGCCACGTGGAGCCGGACTGGCCGGCATCCAGCACCCGCCGGCGACACCCACGGCCGACAGCGTCAACTTCTGGAACGGCGTGACCAACCCGGCGATGTTCCCGGAGTTGGTCCAGGTGACTTCCGACCGAGTGATCGAGCAGTACAGCAACTGGTTCAACCCGGCCTCCGAGCGGGCGACGACCACCGGCGAGAGCACGTTTCAGGAACGTTTCGACCGGTTCTACAAGGAAGTCGACGGTCACTACGGGATCCTTTTAGAGGCGCTTGCCTACACCTGTGGCCCGCTGGTCGCCTTCTCCGCGTTCGGCTACGCGCTGGATCGGCTGGGTTCGATCCGGCCGCGACATCTCGTCCCGTTCGCGGCCTACTGTGGCTACGTCTCGATCGTCGGCTACCCGATCGGCACCGACATCGGCAACCCCTGGATCGGTGCCCACGTCGTGGTTCCCCTGGCGATTCCGGCCGGCGTCGGTGTCGCCGCGATATTCCGCTGGGGTGTCGAAGCGCTCTCGGCCGACGACGTGACCGGCGTCGCCACGTCCGCGCTCGTGCTCGTTCTCGTCACCGCACTCGTGGGCAACGTCGCCGCCACGACCGTCTACAGCAACGCCCACGAGGAGTCGAACCCGCTCGTCCAGTTCGCACAGCCCCAGGAGGAACTGCGCAGCGACCTCACCGCGATGGAGCGCATCGCCCGCGACAACCAGGGGACCGACGTGGTGGTCTACTACGGGGAGAGCGGCGACAACTTCGACGACGGGAGCGCCTACGTTCAGGAGAACCGCGACGAGTGGGGCGAGGCCTTCTGGAACCTGCGGCCGACCTGTCTGAAGTGGTACAACACCCTGCCGTTGCCGTGGTACTTCGCCTCGGGGGAGATGGAGACCGTCTGTGAGAACGACCGCGAGCAGTTGAGTCGGATGGTCAGCGACGAACAGCCACCGATCGTCATCACACAGCCGTTCGACGGGACACAGCCAGGGAAACAGCTCGGCCCGGCCGGGTACGAACGGCGCACCCATCAGCTACGGACTGGCGGGTACAAGAACACGTTCACCGTCTGGATTCACGAGTCACACACCGACCAGCGCCCGTCGTAG
- a CDS encoding DUF7266 family protein produces the protein MTDRAVSSTLNYVLSIAIASLLVTGLLFSGTSFVEGQQEQVVRSELRVIGEQINADLQRADRLVVAGDGSTTVRIEQTFPERLTGRTYDIELDPASQQLVLSMNNPDIVVTLPVDLRTSLSSSTVDGGAVTVRNTTSGDLEVSNG, from the coding sequence ATGACCGACCGCGCAGTCTCGTCGACGCTCAACTACGTGTTGAGTATCGCGATCGCGTCGCTGCTGGTGACGGGACTGTTGTTCTCGGGGACCAGCTTCGTCGAGGGCCAGCAGGAGCAGGTCGTCCGCTCGGAACTGCGTGTCATCGGCGAGCAGATCAACGCCGACCTCCAGCGGGCGGACCGACTCGTCGTCGCCGGTGACGGATCGACGACGGTCCGGATCGAGCAGACGTTCCCGGAGCGCCTTACCGGCCGGACCTACGACATCGAACTCGATCCCGCGAGCCAGCAGTTGGTCCTCTCGATGAACAACCCCGACATCGTGGTGACGCTCCCCGTGGACCTCCGGACGTCGCTGTCGTCCTCGACCGTCGACGGGGGAGCCGTCACGGTCAGGAACACCACCAGCGGTGACCTGGAGGTGTCCAATGGCTGA
- a CDS encoding DUF7289 family protein, which yields MSNPPGIGKRGQSSPLGVILILAIVVSGTALTVALGAEAFGSTQNQLSIERAEKSMTQLDSQAAMVALGNSQVQEVSLATSSGDSYRVAENTGWMDVTYTNLTGGGSTTIMNESMGAIVYDNDDREIAYQGGGVWRSDGENNAVMVSPPEFHYREATLTLPLVTVSGDESIDGRAVISRNTSQAYFPNESTNGNFTNPLERSEVEVTVQSDYYRAWGTFFEQRTTGNVSYDHPNSRVTVDLVTPLQASDVNSAAASLAASGTFEVNGAAKSVCRADTYTDSYNSSGTSDDYCSQTPGNKGDVIYGNDIDISSGSGGDNFYGSLVSGGTVKVGNGGGKPDVGGDINYTTACQPSIADCQSRITTASGTVNQIDGIQKRGALDYLIRSTVEEADDSNGNGGTSSISGDTLDYGAAGPSDEVTIGPGNYYLDRIDASGKEIYFDTTSGNVTLSVREYIHLVDSDIEVLGDGVVFVYVEGAGPHTEDLYLDKDSAITNAGDDANQFRIFGQANFTGRIGSGGGGSDPAKYVGVIYAPPGNGGTGDVNLDFGEVYGGLVTGTTTINKGSIHYDEALREKQTLTRGDDVVRVTYLHISTNRVNVTS from the coding sequence GTGAGCAACCCACCAGGAATCGGGAAGCGGGGCCAGAGCAGTCCGCTCGGTGTCATTCTCATCCTCGCGATCGTCGTCAGCGGCACCGCGCTGACAGTCGCACTCGGAGCGGAAGCGTTCGGCTCGACACAGAATCAACTGTCGATAGAGCGTGCCGAGAAGTCGATGACGCAACTGGACTCGCAGGCGGCGATGGTCGCCCTCGGGAACTCCCAGGTCCAGGAAGTGTCACTCGCCACGTCGTCGGGCGACAGCTATCGCGTCGCGGAGAACACCGGCTGGATGGACGTCACCTACACGAACCTCACCGGTGGGGGGTCGACGACGATCATGAACGAGTCGATGGGTGCGATCGTCTACGACAACGACGACCGTGAGATCGCCTATCAGGGCGGGGGAGTCTGGCGATCCGACGGCGAGAACAACGCCGTGATGGTGTCGCCGCCGGAGTTCCACTACCGGGAGGCGACGCTGACACTCCCGCTAGTGACTGTCTCGGGTGACGAATCGATCGACGGCCGAGCCGTCATCAGCCGCAACACGTCCCAGGCGTACTTCCCCAACGAGTCGACCAACGGTAACTTCACGAACCCGCTGGAGCGCAGCGAGGTCGAGGTGACCGTCCAGAGCGACTACTACCGGGCCTGGGGGACCTTCTTCGAGCAGCGGACGACGGGCAACGTCAGCTACGATCATCCCAACAGCCGCGTGACCGTCGACCTCGTCACGCCGCTACAGGCCAGCGACGTCAACTCGGCGGCCGCGAGCCTGGCCGCCAGCGGGACCTTCGAGGTCAACGGTGCGGCAAAGAGCGTCTGTCGGGCCGACACCTACACTGACAGCTACAACTCCTCGGGGACGAGCGACGACTACTGTAGCCAGACGCCGGGCAACAAGGGTGACGTCATCTACGGGAACGATATCGACATCAGCAGCGGGTCCGGTGGCGACAACTTCTACGGCTCGCTGGTCTCGGGCGGGACCGTCAAGGTCGGCAACGGCGGCGGTAAACCCGACGTCGGCGGCGACATCAACTACACGACGGCCTGCCAGCCGAGCATCGCCGACTGTCAGTCCAGGATCACGACGGCGAGCGGGACCGTCAACCAGATCGACGGAATCCAGAAGCGCGGCGCGCTCGATTATCTCATCCGGAGTACAGTCGAGGAGGCCGACGACAGCAACGGCAACGGGGGAACGAGTAGTATCTCCGGTGACACGCTCGATTACGGCGCCGCGGGCCCGTCCGACGAGGTCACTATCGGGCCGGGTAACTACTATCTGGACCGGATCGACGCCTCCGGCAAGGAGATCTACTTCGATACGACGAGCGGGAACGTCACGCTCTCGGTGCGGGAGTACATCCACCTCGTCGACAGCGACATCGAGGTGCTGGGCGACGGCGTGGTGTTCGTCTACGTCGAAGGCGCCGGCCCACACACCGAAGACCTCTACTTAGACAAGGATTCGGCGATCACCAACGCCGGCGACGACGCGAACCAGTTCCGTATCTTCGGCCAGGCCAACTTCACGGGCCGGATCGGCTCCGGCGGCGGCGGGAGCGACCCCGCCAAGTACGTCGGCGTCATCTACGCGCCGCCGGGCAACGGCGGGACCGGCGACGTGAACCTCGACTTCGGCGAAGTGTACGGTGGGTTGGTCACCGGGACGACGACGATCAACAAAGGGTCGATCCACTACGACGAAGCACTCCGTGAGAAACAGACCCTGACTCGCGGTGACGACGTCGTCCGGGTCACGTACCTGCATATCTCGACCAACCGCGTCAACGTCACCAGCTGA
- a CDS encoding 5-(carboxyamino)imidazole ribonucleotide synthase, which translates to MTLSSPGPTVGIVGGGQLGRMLGEAAAPLGIDLVVSDPTPECPAFPVVHDQVVGEFDDRETLRELAERAEYLTYEIELADPDVLEAVAEATGTPVHPAPETLRTIQDKLVQKRRLADAGVPVPAFRAVESADDLREACDELGYPAMLKARTGGYDGRGNVPVEGPDDVEAAIDTVAGPAMVEEMVDFERELAVMGCRGDGERATFPVTETVHEEEILREMVAPARASERVREHAREVALEVLDVLDGRGVFGIELFQTGDDRILLNEIAPRPHNSGHWTIEGCHTSQFEQHLRAVTGRPLGPTDQRFPTVSTNILGDVDDRQPATLSGEGPVFETDRAHLHWYGKREVYDLRKMGHVTLTGEDRERLLADARDLRSGLTFRA; encoded by the coding sequence ATGACACTCTCCTCGCCAGGGCCGACCGTCGGGATCGTCGGCGGTGGCCAACTCGGCCGGATGCTGGGGGAAGCGGCTGCCCCGCTTGGGATCGACCTCGTGGTCTCGGACCCGACGCCGGAGTGCCCGGCGTTCCCGGTCGTCCACGACCAAGTCGTTGGTGAGTTCGACGACCGCGAGACGCTCCGGGAACTCGCCGAACGCGCCGAGTATCTGACCTACGAGATCGAACTCGCGGACCCGGACGTGCTGGAAGCGGTCGCCGAGGCGACCGGAACACCCGTCCACCCGGCGCCGGAGACGCTGCGGACCATCCAGGACAAACTCGTCCAGAAGCGCCGACTGGCCGACGCGGGCGTCCCCGTCCCGGCGTTCCGCGCGGTCGAGAGCGCCGACGACCTCCGGGAAGCCTGCGACGAGCTGGGCTACCCGGCGATGCTCAAGGCCCGGACCGGCGGCTACGACGGTCGCGGGAACGTTCCCGTCGAGGGACCGGACGACGTGGAGGCGGCGATCGACACCGTCGCCGGGCCGGCGATGGTCGAGGAGATGGTCGATTTCGAGCGGGAGCTGGCGGTCATGGGCTGTCGCGGCGACGGCGAGCGGGCGACGTTCCCGGTCACCGAGACGGTCCACGAGGAAGAGATCCTTCGCGAGATGGTCGCGCCCGCACGAGCGAGCGAGCGGGTCCGAGAGCACGCCCGCGAAGTCGCGCTGGAGGTGCTGGACGTGCTGGACGGTCGGGGCGTGTTCGGGATCGAGCTGTTCCAGACCGGCGACGACCGCATCCTGCTCAACGAGATCGCGCCCCGGCCCCACAACTCCGGACACTGGACCATCGAGGGGTGTCACACCTCGCAGTTCGAGCAACACCTCCGGGCGGTGACCGGCCGACCACTCGGCCCGACCGACCAGCGGTTCCCTACGGTCTCGACGAACATTCTCGGGGATGTCGACGACCGGCAGCCTGCGACGCTCTCGGGCGAGGGGCCGGTCTTCGAAACCGATCGGGCCCACCTCCACTGGTACGGCAAGCGCGAAGTGTACGACCTCCGGAAGATGGGACACGTCACGTTGACCGGCGAGGATCGCGAACGACTACTCGCGGACGCGCGGGATCTGCGATCGGGGCTGACGTTCCGGGCGTAG
- a CDS encoding 30S ribosomal protein S15 yields the protein MARMHTRRRGSSDSDKPAADEPPEWSDVDADAIEDRVVELAEQGHSPSEIGLKLRDEGVQGTPVPNVKLATGKKVTEILEDNEAEPEFPEDLRSLLERAVRLRDHMDENPTDYQNKRALQNTQSKIRRLIDYYRGDEIDEEFTYSYDNAVEALGLE from the coding sequence ATGGCACGAATGCATACACGCCGCCGTGGCTCGTCCGACTCGGACAAGCCGGCGGCAGACGAACCCCCGGAGTGGAGCGACGTCGACGCCGATGCCATCGAGGATCGCGTTGTCGAACTCGCCGAACAGGGCCACTCGCCCAGCGAGATCGGCCTGAAACTGCGCGACGAGGGCGTCCAGGGCACTCCCGTCCCGAACGTCAAACTCGCGACCGGCAAGAAGGTCACCGAGATCCTGGAGGACAACGAGGCCGAACCGGAGTTCCCCGAGGACCTCCGGAGCCTCCTCGAACGGGCCGTGCGCCTCCGTGACCACATGGACGAGAACCCGACGGACTACCAGAACAAGCGTGCGCTCCAGAACACGCAGTCGAAGATCCGCCGGCTCATCGACTACTACCGCGGTGACGAGATCGACGAGGAGTTCACCTACAGCTACGACAACGCCGTCGAAGCCCTCGGACTGGAGTAA
- a CDS encoding plastocyanin/azurin family copper-binding protein → MERRAYLRAVGAVTVAGLAGCIGTSGTSAEYDVGMSARAFRPETIEVAPGTEVVWRNTSKQGHSVTAYESGLPEGADYWASGGFDDEESAREAWGAGDGGTLFEGQSYSHTFEIRGEYPYFCIPHERGGMVGTVVVTDDPSTTTG, encoded by the coding sequence ATGGAGCGACGGGCCTACCTCCGGGCTGTCGGCGCGGTCACAGTAGCTGGCCTCGCCGGGTGTATCGGCACTAGCGGCACGAGCGCCGAGTACGACGTCGGAATGTCCGCCAGAGCGTTCCGCCCAGAGACGATCGAGGTCGCGCCGGGGACGGAGGTGGTCTGGCGCAACACGAGCAAGCAGGGCCACTCCGTGACGGCCTACGAGTCCGGCCTTCCTGAGGGGGCCGATTACTGGGCCTCCGGCGGCTTCGACGATGAGGAGAGCGCCCGGGAAGCGTGGGGTGCAGGCGACGGCGGGACCCTCTTCGAGGGCCAGAGCTACAGCCACACCTTCGAGATCCGCGGGGAGTACCCGTACTTCTGTATCCCCCACGAACGGGGCGGGATGGTCGGAACCGTCGTCGTCACTGACGACCCCAGCACGACGACGGGATAG
- a CDS encoding DUF7289 family protein, with protein sequence MADRGASEVLSFTLVFVIILTSIVFVSVSGVQTLQDARDAEQLNNAERAFDVLSENMADIYQRGAPSRATEISLQGVELYTGDNVTINVTATDGPSGDVTVTRAVRPLVYEAGDDRRLVYEGGAVFRTQRDGGLVVRDPPLVVQSDRVLVPIVATVSPGRTSVGGSTALVRADMVETTVPIAETDDSSSDDDYDEVYVNVTSPRRNHWETALEAEGFSNCIQGTDASDDPFVRCTLGSGSSLERLLVPAYDIALDIER encoded by the coding sequence ATGGCTGATCGGGGCGCGAGTGAGGTGCTGAGCTTCACGCTGGTGTTTGTGATCATCCTGACCTCGATCGTGTTCGTCTCCGTCTCGGGCGTCCAGACGCTTCAGGACGCTCGCGACGCCGAGCAACTCAACAACGCCGAGCGCGCCTTCGACGTCCTCTCGGAGAACATGGCCGACATCTACCAGCGGGGCGCGCCGAGCCGGGCGACCGAGATCAGTCTCCAGGGAGTAGAGTTGTACACGGGCGACAACGTGACGATCAACGTTACCGCGACCGACGGGCCAAGCGGTGACGTCACCGTCACGCGTGCGGTCCGTCCGCTCGTCTACGAGGCCGGCGACGACCGCCGACTCGTCTACGAGGGCGGCGCGGTGTTCCGGACGCAACGTGACGGCGGACTCGTCGTCCGGGACCCGCCCCTCGTCGTCCAGTCCGACCGCGTGTTGGTCCCGATCGTGGCGACGGTGTCCCCGGGGCGGACGAGCGTTGGCGGATCGACGGCGCTGGTGCGGGCCGATATGGTCGAGACGACGGTCCCTATCGCCGAGACGGACGACAGCAGTAGTGACGACGACTACGACGAGGTCTACGTCAACGTCACGTCGCCCCGGCGGAACCACTGGGAGACCGCACTGGAGGCCGAAGGGTTCAGCAACTGCATCCAGGGGACCGACGCCAGCGACGACCCGTTCGTCAGATGTACTCTCGGCAGCGGTAGTTCACTGGAACGGCTCCTCGTTCCGGCCTACGACATCGCTCTCGACATCGAGCGGTAA